A genomic window from Salvia miltiorrhiza cultivar Shanhuang (shh) chromosome 5, IMPLAD_Smil_shh, whole genome shotgun sequence includes:
- the LOC130987149 gene encoding SNARE-interacting protein KEULE-like isoform X6: MSYACKMADITEEGVSLVEDIHKRRQPLPSMDAIYFIQPTKEKYGSSPFYHLTLVLASSRYIVIFLSDMSGRSPLYRKAFVFFSSPVSRELVAQIKKDGSVLSRIGALREMNLEYFAIDSQGFITDNERALEDLFGDEESSRRGDACLNVMGTRIATVFASLREFPYVRYRAAKSLDPTTMTTFRDLIPTKLAASVWNNLMKYKANLPNFPQLETCELLILDRSVDQIAPIIHEWTYDAMCRDLLNMDGNKYVHEVPSKTGGRPEKKEVLLEDHDPIWLELRHAHIADASERLHEKMTNFVSKNKAAQIHGSRSGGELSTRDLQKMVQALPQYSEQIEKLSLHVDIAGKINKIIRESGLKDVGKLEQDLVFGDAGTKDIINFLRTKEDVSRENKLRLLMIYAAVYPEKFDDDKISKLMEAGCMFLSLNTFLELARLPPDDTTAIYNMRLLESSSDHKKSSIVPFSLKFDVHKKKHAARKDRPGEEVTWQLSRFYPVIEELVEKLSKGELPRNDYPCMNEPSPTIHGPSQAAAVRSGNIPTPHSKRSRRTATWARPRSSDDGYSSDSILRHASSDFKKMGQRIFVFIVGGATRSELRACHKLSAKLQREIVLGSSSLDDPPQFITKLKLLNANELSLDDLQI; the protein is encoded by the exons CATTGTTATCTTCCTTTCTGATATGTCTGGAAGATCGCCATTGTACAGAAA GGCATTTGTATTCTTCAGTTCACCTGTTTCCCGTGAATTGGTTGCCCAAATAAAGAAGGATGGAAGTGTTTTATCTCGCATTGGTGCCTTAAGAGAG ATGAACTTGGAGTATTTCGCCATAGATAGCCAG GGTTTCATCACTGACAATGAGAGAGCCCTTGAGGATCTCTTCGGGGATGAAGAAAGCTCTCGCAGAGGTGATGCATGTTTGAATGTGATGGGGACACGAATAGCTACAGTATTTGCTTCTTTGAGG GAGTTTCCATATGTGCGTTACCGTGCTGCTAAATCCCTTGACCCTACTACAATGACTACTTTTCGTGATTTAATTCCTACAAAGCTTGCTGCTTCTGTTTGGAACAATCTGATGAAATATAAAGCCAACCTTCCTAATTTTCCCCAGTTAGAGACATGCGAGCTGCTTATCTTAGATAGATCAGTAGACCAG ATTGCTCCGATTATACATGAATGGACATATGATGCCATGTGCCGTGATTTACTAAATATGGATGGAAATAAATACGTCCATGAG GTTCCAAGCAAGACAGGTGGTCGCCCAGAGAAGAAGGAGGTTCTTTTGGAGGATCATGATCCTATCTGGTTAGAGCTCCGACATGCACATATAGCTGAT gcAAGTGAGCGGCTGCATGAGAAAATGACAAACTTCGTATCTAAAAATAAGGCTGCACAAATTCATGGTTCAAG ATCTGGTGGTGAATTGTCTACTCGGGACTTGCAAAAGATGGTTCAAGCTTTGCCTCAATATAGTGAGCAAATTGAAAAGCTATCCCTCCATGTTGAT ATTGCAggaaaaattaacaaaattatcaGGGAATCTGGGCTTAAAGATGTTGGTAAACTAGAGCAGGATCTTGTTTTTGGAGATGCAGGAACCAAggatattattaattttcttagAACAAAAGAG GATGTATCGCGTGAAAATAAATTGCGATTATTGATGATTTATGCTGCTGTATATCCTGAGAAGTTTGATGATGATAAAATCTCAAAACTAATGGAG GCAGGCTGTATGTTTTTAAGTCTAAATACCTTCCTTGAG CTGGCTAGACTACCACCAGATGATACAACAGCTATTTATAATATGAGATTGCTTGAATCATCATCCGATCACAAAAAGAGCTCAATTGTACCATTTTCTCTTAAGTTTGATGTCCACAAG AAGAAGCACGCTGCCCGAAAAGACAGACCTGGTGAAGAAGTGACTTGGCAATTATCACGTTTTTACCCTGTTATCGAG GAGCTTGTGGAAAAACTTAGTAAAGGCGAACTACCTAGGAATGATTATCCATGTATGAATGAACCTAGTCCAACTATTCATGGACCCTCTCAGGCTGCAGCAGTAAGGTCAGGTAACATTCCAACGCCTCATTCAAAGAGATCAAGAAGAACAGCAACATGGGCTCGTCCGCGAAGCTCTGATGATGGGTATTCAAG TGATTCAATTTTAAGGCACGCTTCTAGTGATTTCAAGAAGATGGGTCAGCGGATTTTTGTGTTTATTGTTGGTGGGGCAACACGTTCTGAG TTACGAGCTTGTCATAAATTATCAGCAAAGTTGCAAAGAGAAATTGTTCTAGGATCATCCAGTCTCGATGATCCCCCACAATTTATTACG AAGCTGAAGTTGTTGAATGCAAACGAGTTGTCATTGGATGATCTCCAGATCTAG
- the LOC130987149 gene encoding SNARE-interacting protein KEULE-like isoform X7 — MRARWQISLRKEFHWWKIYTNEDNLCHPWMPYISSNQPKKTLLSSFLICLEDRHCTESMSNVLSFLFFRAFVFFSSPVSRELVAQIKKDGSVLSRIGALREMNLEYFAIDSQGFITDNERALEDLFGDEESSRRGDACLNVMGTRIATVFASLREFPYVRYRAAKSLDPTTMTTFRDLIPTKLAASVWNNLMKYKANLPNFPQLETCELLILDRSVDQIAPIIHEWTYDAMCRDLLNMDGNKYVHEVPSKTGGRPEKKEVLLEDHDPIWLELRHAHIADASERLHEKMTNFVSKNKAAQIHGSRSGGELSTRDLQKMVQALPQYSEQIEKLSLHVDIAGKINKIIRESGLKDVGKLEQDLVFGDAGTKDIINFLRTKEDVSRENKLRLLMIYAAVYPEKFDDDKISKLMEAGCMFLSLNTFLELARLPPDDTTAIYNMRLLESSSDHKKSSIVPFSLKFDVHKKKHAARKDRPGEEVTWQLSRFYPVIEELVEKLSKGELPRNDYPCMNEPSPTIHGPSQAAAVRSGNIPTPHSKRSRRTATWARPRSSDDGYSSDSILRHASSDFKKMGQRIFVFIVGGATRSELRACHKLSAKLQREIVLGSSSLDDPPQFITKLKLLNANELSLDDLQI; from the exons CATTGTTATCTTCCTTTCTGATATGTCTGGAAGATCGCCATTGTACAGAAAGTATGTCAAATGTTCtatcctttcttttttttag GGCATTTGTATTCTTCAGTTCACCTGTTTCCCGTGAATTGGTTGCCCAAATAAAGAAGGATGGAAGTGTTTTATCTCGCATTGGTGCCTTAAGAGAG ATGAACTTGGAGTATTTCGCCATAGATAGCCAG GGTTTCATCACTGACAATGAGAGAGCCCTTGAGGATCTCTTCGGGGATGAAGAAAGCTCTCGCAGAGGTGATGCATGTTTGAATGTGATGGGGACACGAATAGCTACAGTATTTGCTTCTTTGAGG GAGTTTCCATATGTGCGTTACCGTGCTGCTAAATCCCTTGACCCTACTACAATGACTACTTTTCGTGATTTAATTCCTACAAAGCTTGCTGCTTCTGTTTGGAACAATCTGATGAAATATAAAGCCAACCTTCCTAATTTTCCCCAGTTAGAGACATGCGAGCTGCTTATCTTAGATAGATCAGTAGACCAG ATTGCTCCGATTATACATGAATGGACATATGATGCCATGTGCCGTGATTTACTAAATATGGATGGAAATAAATACGTCCATGAG GTTCCAAGCAAGACAGGTGGTCGCCCAGAGAAGAAGGAGGTTCTTTTGGAGGATCATGATCCTATCTGGTTAGAGCTCCGACATGCACATATAGCTGAT gcAAGTGAGCGGCTGCATGAGAAAATGACAAACTTCGTATCTAAAAATAAGGCTGCACAAATTCATGGTTCAAG ATCTGGTGGTGAATTGTCTACTCGGGACTTGCAAAAGATGGTTCAAGCTTTGCCTCAATATAGTGAGCAAATTGAAAAGCTATCCCTCCATGTTGAT ATTGCAggaaaaattaacaaaattatcaGGGAATCTGGGCTTAAAGATGTTGGTAAACTAGAGCAGGATCTTGTTTTTGGAGATGCAGGAACCAAggatattattaattttcttagAACAAAAGAG GATGTATCGCGTGAAAATAAATTGCGATTATTGATGATTTATGCTGCTGTATATCCTGAGAAGTTTGATGATGATAAAATCTCAAAACTAATGGAG GCAGGCTGTATGTTTTTAAGTCTAAATACCTTCCTTGAG CTGGCTAGACTACCACCAGATGATACAACAGCTATTTATAATATGAGATTGCTTGAATCATCATCCGATCACAAAAAGAGCTCAATTGTACCATTTTCTCTTAAGTTTGATGTCCACAAG AAGAAGCACGCTGCCCGAAAAGACAGACCTGGTGAAGAAGTGACTTGGCAATTATCACGTTTTTACCCTGTTATCGAG GAGCTTGTGGAAAAACTTAGTAAAGGCGAACTACCTAGGAATGATTATCCATGTATGAATGAACCTAGTCCAACTATTCATGGACCCTCTCAGGCTGCAGCAGTAAGGTCAGGTAACATTCCAACGCCTCATTCAAAGAGATCAAGAAGAACAGCAACATGGGCTCGTCCGCGAAGCTCTGATGATGGGTATTCAAG TGATTCAATTTTAAGGCACGCTTCTAGTGATTTCAAGAAGATGGGTCAGCGGATTTTTGTGTTTATTGTTGGTGGGGCAACACGTTCTGAG TTACGAGCTTGTCATAAATTATCAGCAAAGTTGCAAAGAGAAATTGTTCTAGGATCATCCAGTCTCGATGATCCCCCACAATTTATTACG AAGCTGAAGTTGTTGAATGCAAACGAGTTGTCATTGGATGATCTCCAGATCTAG
- the LOC130987149 gene encoding SNARE-interacting protein KEULE-like isoform X8 produces the protein MDAIYFIQPTKENIVIFLSDMSGRSPLYRKAFVFFSSPVSRELVAQIKKDGSVLSRIGALREMNLEYFAIDSQGFITDNERALEDLFGDEESSRRGDACLNVMGTRIATVFASLREFPYVRYRAAKSLDPTTMTTFRDLIPTKLAASVWNNLMKYKANLPNFPQLETCELLILDRSVDQIAPIIHEWTYDAMCRDLLNMDGNKYVHEVPSKTGGRPEKKEVLLEDHDPIWLELRHAHIADASERLHEKMTNFVSKNKAAQIHGSRSGGELSTRDLQKMVQALPQYSEQIEKLSLHVDIAGKINKIIRESGLKDVGKLEQDLVFGDAGTKDIINFLRTKEDVSRENKLRLLMIYAAVYPEKFDDDKISKLMEAGCMFLSLNTFLELARLPPDDTTAIYNMRLLESSSDHKKSSIVPFSLKFDVHKKKHAARKDRPGEEVTWQLSRFYPVIEELVEKLSKGELPRNDYPCMNEPSPTIHGPSQAAAVRSGNIPTPHSKRSRRTATWARPRSSDDGYSSDSILRHASSDFKKMGQRIFVFIVGGATRSELRACHKLSAKLQREIVLGSSSLDDPPQFITKLKLLNANELSLDDLQI, from the exons CATTGTTATCTTCCTTTCTGATATGTCTGGAAGATCGCCATTGTACAGAAA GGCATTTGTATTCTTCAGTTCACCTGTTTCCCGTGAATTGGTTGCCCAAATAAAGAAGGATGGAAGTGTTTTATCTCGCATTGGTGCCTTAAGAGAG ATGAACTTGGAGTATTTCGCCATAGATAGCCAG GGTTTCATCACTGACAATGAGAGAGCCCTTGAGGATCTCTTCGGGGATGAAGAAAGCTCTCGCAGAGGTGATGCATGTTTGAATGTGATGGGGACACGAATAGCTACAGTATTTGCTTCTTTGAGG GAGTTTCCATATGTGCGTTACCGTGCTGCTAAATCCCTTGACCCTACTACAATGACTACTTTTCGTGATTTAATTCCTACAAAGCTTGCTGCTTCTGTTTGGAACAATCTGATGAAATATAAAGCCAACCTTCCTAATTTTCCCCAGTTAGAGACATGCGAGCTGCTTATCTTAGATAGATCAGTAGACCAG ATTGCTCCGATTATACATGAATGGACATATGATGCCATGTGCCGTGATTTACTAAATATGGATGGAAATAAATACGTCCATGAG GTTCCAAGCAAGACAGGTGGTCGCCCAGAGAAGAAGGAGGTTCTTTTGGAGGATCATGATCCTATCTGGTTAGAGCTCCGACATGCACATATAGCTGAT gcAAGTGAGCGGCTGCATGAGAAAATGACAAACTTCGTATCTAAAAATAAGGCTGCACAAATTCATGGTTCAAG ATCTGGTGGTGAATTGTCTACTCGGGACTTGCAAAAGATGGTTCAAGCTTTGCCTCAATATAGTGAGCAAATTGAAAAGCTATCCCTCCATGTTGAT ATTGCAggaaaaattaacaaaattatcaGGGAATCTGGGCTTAAAGATGTTGGTAAACTAGAGCAGGATCTTGTTTTTGGAGATGCAGGAACCAAggatattattaattttcttagAACAAAAGAG GATGTATCGCGTGAAAATAAATTGCGATTATTGATGATTTATGCTGCTGTATATCCTGAGAAGTTTGATGATGATAAAATCTCAAAACTAATGGAG GCAGGCTGTATGTTTTTAAGTCTAAATACCTTCCTTGAG CTGGCTAGACTACCACCAGATGATACAACAGCTATTTATAATATGAGATTGCTTGAATCATCATCCGATCACAAAAAGAGCTCAATTGTACCATTTTCTCTTAAGTTTGATGTCCACAAG AAGAAGCACGCTGCCCGAAAAGACAGACCTGGTGAAGAAGTGACTTGGCAATTATCACGTTTTTACCCTGTTATCGAG GAGCTTGTGGAAAAACTTAGTAAAGGCGAACTACCTAGGAATGATTATCCATGTATGAATGAACCTAGTCCAACTATTCATGGACCCTCTCAGGCTGCAGCAGTAAGGTCAGGTAACATTCCAACGCCTCATTCAAAGAGATCAAGAAGAACAGCAACATGGGCTCGTCCGCGAAGCTCTGATGATGGGTATTCAAG TGATTCAATTTTAAGGCACGCTTCTAGTGATTTCAAGAAGATGGGTCAGCGGATTTTTGTGTTTATTGTTGGTGGGGCAACACGTTCTGAG TTACGAGCTTGTCATAAATTATCAGCAAAGTTGCAAAGAGAAATTGTTCTAGGATCATCCAGTCTCGATGATCCCCCACAATTTATTACG AAGCTGAAGTTGTTGAATGCAAACGAGTTGTCATTGGATGATCTCCAGATCTAG
- the LOC130987149 gene encoding SNARE-interacting protein KEULE-like isoform X10, which produces MSGRSPLYRKAFVFFSSPVSRELVAQIKKDGSVLSRIGALREMNLEYFAIDSQGFITDNERALEDLFGDEESSRRGDACLNVMGTRIATVFASLREFPYVRYRAAKSLDPTTMTTFRDLIPTKLAASVWNNLMKYKANLPNFPQLETCELLILDRSVDQIAPIIHEWTYDAMCRDLLNMDGNKYVHEVPSKTGGRPEKKEVLLEDHDPIWLELRHAHIADASERLHEKMTNFVSKNKAAQIHGSRSGGELSTRDLQKMVQALPQYSEQIEKLSLHVDIAGKINKIIRESGLKDVGKLEQDLVFGDAGTKDIINFLRTKEDVSRENKLRLLMIYAAVYPEKFDDDKISKLMEAGCMFLSLNTFLELARLPPDDTTAIYNMRLLESSSDHKKSSIVPFSLKFDVHKKKHAARKDRPGEEVTWQLSRFYPVIEELVEKLSKGELPRNDYPCMNEPSPTIHGPSQAAAVRSGNIPTPHSKRSRRTATWARPRSSDDGYSSDSILRHASSDFKKMGQRIFVFIVGGATRSELRACHKLSAKLQREIVLGSSSLDDPPQFITKLKLLNANELSLDDLQI; this is translated from the exons ATGTCTGGAAGATCGCCATTGTACAGAAA GGCATTTGTATTCTTCAGTTCACCTGTTTCCCGTGAATTGGTTGCCCAAATAAAGAAGGATGGAAGTGTTTTATCTCGCATTGGTGCCTTAAGAGAG ATGAACTTGGAGTATTTCGCCATAGATAGCCAG GGTTTCATCACTGACAATGAGAGAGCCCTTGAGGATCTCTTCGGGGATGAAGAAAGCTCTCGCAGAGGTGATGCATGTTTGAATGTGATGGGGACACGAATAGCTACAGTATTTGCTTCTTTGAGG GAGTTTCCATATGTGCGTTACCGTGCTGCTAAATCCCTTGACCCTACTACAATGACTACTTTTCGTGATTTAATTCCTACAAAGCTTGCTGCTTCTGTTTGGAACAATCTGATGAAATATAAAGCCAACCTTCCTAATTTTCCCCAGTTAGAGACATGCGAGCTGCTTATCTTAGATAGATCAGTAGACCAG ATTGCTCCGATTATACATGAATGGACATATGATGCCATGTGCCGTGATTTACTAAATATGGATGGAAATAAATACGTCCATGAG GTTCCAAGCAAGACAGGTGGTCGCCCAGAGAAGAAGGAGGTTCTTTTGGAGGATCATGATCCTATCTGGTTAGAGCTCCGACATGCACATATAGCTGAT gcAAGTGAGCGGCTGCATGAGAAAATGACAAACTTCGTATCTAAAAATAAGGCTGCACAAATTCATGGTTCAAG ATCTGGTGGTGAATTGTCTACTCGGGACTTGCAAAAGATGGTTCAAGCTTTGCCTCAATATAGTGAGCAAATTGAAAAGCTATCCCTCCATGTTGAT ATTGCAggaaaaattaacaaaattatcaGGGAATCTGGGCTTAAAGATGTTGGTAAACTAGAGCAGGATCTTGTTTTTGGAGATGCAGGAACCAAggatattattaattttcttagAACAAAAGAG GATGTATCGCGTGAAAATAAATTGCGATTATTGATGATTTATGCTGCTGTATATCCTGAGAAGTTTGATGATGATAAAATCTCAAAACTAATGGAG GCAGGCTGTATGTTTTTAAGTCTAAATACCTTCCTTGAG CTGGCTAGACTACCACCAGATGATACAACAGCTATTTATAATATGAGATTGCTTGAATCATCATCCGATCACAAAAAGAGCTCAATTGTACCATTTTCTCTTAAGTTTGATGTCCACAAG AAGAAGCACGCTGCCCGAAAAGACAGACCTGGTGAAGAAGTGACTTGGCAATTATCACGTTTTTACCCTGTTATCGAG GAGCTTGTGGAAAAACTTAGTAAAGGCGAACTACCTAGGAATGATTATCCATGTATGAATGAACCTAGTCCAACTATTCATGGACCCTCTCAGGCTGCAGCAGTAAGGTCAGGTAACATTCCAACGCCTCATTCAAAGAGATCAAGAAGAACAGCAACATGGGCTCGTCCGCGAAGCTCTGATGATGGGTATTCAAG TGATTCAATTTTAAGGCACGCTTCTAGTGATTTCAAGAAGATGGGTCAGCGGATTTTTGTGTTTATTGTTGGTGGGGCAACACGTTCTGAG TTACGAGCTTGTCATAAATTATCAGCAAAGTTGCAAAGAGAAATTGTTCTAGGATCATCCAGTCTCGATGATCCCCCACAATTTATTACG AAGCTGAAGTTGTTGAATGCAAACGAGTTGTCATTGGATGATCTCCAGATCTAG
- the LOC130987149 gene encoding SNARE-interacting protein KEULE-like isoform X9, with the protein MSNVLSFLFFRAFVFFSSPVSRELVAQIKKDGSVLSRIGALREMNLEYFAIDSQGFITDNERALEDLFGDEESSRRGDACLNVMGTRIATVFASLREFPYVRYRAAKSLDPTTMTTFRDLIPTKLAASVWNNLMKYKANLPNFPQLETCELLILDRSVDQIAPIIHEWTYDAMCRDLLNMDGNKYVHEVPSKTGGRPEKKEVLLEDHDPIWLELRHAHIADASERLHEKMTNFVSKNKAAQIHGSRSGGELSTRDLQKMVQALPQYSEQIEKLSLHVDIAGKINKIIRESGLKDVGKLEQDLVFGDAGTKDIINFLRTKEDVSRENKLRLLMIYAAVYPEKFDDDKISKLMEAGCMFLSLNTFLELARLPPDDTTAIYNMRLLESSSDHKKSSIVPFSLKFDVHKKKHAARKDRPGEEVTWQLSRFYPVIEELVEKLSKGELPRNDYPCMNEPSPTIHGPSQAAAVRSGNIPTPHSKRSRRTATWARPRSSDDGYSSDSILRHASSDFKKMGQRIFVFIVGGATRSELRACHKLSAKLQREIVLGSSSLDDPPQFITKLKLLNANELSLDDLQI; encoded by the exons ATGTCAAATGTTCtatcctttcttttttttag GGCATTTGTATTCTTCAGTTCACCTGTTTCCCGTGAATTGGTTGCCCAAATAAAGAAGGATGGAAGTGTTTTATCTCGCATTGGTGCCTTAAGAGAG ATGAACTTGGAGTATTTCGCCATAGATAGCCAG GGTTTCATCACTGACAATGAGAGAGCCCTTGAGGATCTCTTCGGGGATGAAGAAAGCTCTCGCAGAGGTGATGCATGTTTGAATGTGATGGGGACACGAATAGCTACAGTATTTGCTTCTTTGAGG GAGTTTCCATATGTGCGTTACCGTGCTGCTAAATCCCTTGACCCTACTACAATGACTACTTTTCGTGATTTAATTCCTACAAAGCTTGCTGCTTCTGTTTGGAACAATCTGATGAAATATAAAGCCAACCTTCCTAATTTTCCCCAGTTAGAGACATGCGAGCTGCTTATCTTAGATAGATCAGTAGACCAG ATTGCTCCGATTATACATGAATGGACATATGATGCCATGTGCCGTGATTTACTAAATATGGATGGAAATAAATACGTCCATGAG GTTCCAAGCAAGACAGGTGGTCGCCCAGAGAAGAAGGAGGTTCTTTTGGAGGATCATGATCCTATCTGGTTAGAGCTCCGACATGCACATATAGCTGAT gcAAGTGAGCGGCTGCATGAGAAAATGACAAACTTCGTATCTAAAAATAAGGCTGCACAAATTCATGGTTCAAG ATCTGGTGGTGAATTGTCTACTCGGGACTTGCAAAAGATGGTTCAAGCTTTGCCTCAATATAGTGAGCAAATTGAAAAGCTATCCCTCCATGTTGAT ATTGCAggaaaaattaacaaaattatcaGGGAATCTGGGCTTAAAGATGTTGGTAAACTAGAGCAGGATCTTGTTTTTGGAGATGCAGGAACCAAggatattattaattttcttagAACAAAAGAG GATGTATCGCGTGAAAATAAATTGCGATTATTGATGATTTATGCTGCTGTATATCCTGAGAAGTTTGATGATGATAAAATCTCAAAACTAATGGAG GCAGGCTGTATGTTTTTAAGTCTAAATACCTTCCTTGAG CTGGCTAGACTACCACCAGATGATACAACAGCTATTTATAATATGAGATTGCTTGAATCATCATCCGATCACAAAAAGAGCTCAATTGTACCATTTTCTCTTAAGTTTGATGTCCACAAG AAGAAGCACGCTGCCCGAAAAGACAGACCTGGTGAAGAAGTGACTTGGCAATTATCACGTTTTTACCCTGTTATCGAG GAGCTTGTGGAAAAACTTAGTAAAGGCGAACTACCTAGGAATGATTATCCATGTATGAATGAACCTAGTCCAACTATTCATGGACCCTCTCAGGCTGCAGCAGTAAGGTCAGGTAACATTCCAACGCCTCATTCAAAGAGATCAAGAAGAACAGCAACATGGGCTCGTCCGCGAAGCTCTGATGATGGGTATTCAAG TGATTCAATTTTAAGGCACGCTTCTAGTGATTTCAAGAAGATGGGTCAGCGGATTTTTGTGTTTATTGTTGGTGGGGCAACACGTTCTGAG TTACGAGCTTGTCATAAATTATCAGCAAAGTTGCAAAGAGAAATTGTTCTAGGATCATCCAGTCTCGATGATCCCCCACAATTTATTACG AAGCTGAAGTTGTTGAATGCAAACGAGTTGTCATTGGATGATCTCCAGATCTAG
- the LOC131026072 gene encoding early nodulin-like protein 18, giving the protein MVSTRPKNKLRGIPQGTEIDLTGESPTPPKPKASKKTPRRKPLPMETTPTPSSKTLPQAESPSPVDENVIEQLTAEIDIPTLGIGDQHATEGEGKATPKMAKKGEEEPSKKKQTPTAPKRKKLAAEKSTTPAEESSNERVQ; this is encoded by the coding sequence ATGGTCTCCACCAGACCCAAAAACAAACTCCGAGGCATACCCCAAGGCACAGAGATCGATCTTACCGGAGAAAGCCCCACACCACCGAAACCCAAAGCTTCGAAAAAAACCCCACGTCGGAAACCACTCCCAATGGAAACCACACCAACCCCTTCATCCAAAACCCTGCCGCAAGCCGAGAGCCCCTCGCCGGTGGATGAAAATGTCATCGAGCAACTCACGGCGGAGATAGACATCCCCACACTCGGCATTGGCGACCAGCATGCAACTGAAGGAGAAGGCAAGGCTACCCCGAAAATGGCGAAGAAAGGCGAGGAAGAGCCATCTAAGAAGAAGCAGACCCCCACCGCTCCGAAGAGGAAGAAGCTGGCGGCCGAGAAATCGACCACGCCGGCCGAAGAATCATCCAATGAGAGGGTTCAGTGA